One Rosa chinensis cultivar Old Blush chromosome 5, RchiOBHm-V2, whole genome shotgun sequence genomic region harbors:
- the LOC121053081 gene encoding uncharacterized protein LOC121053081, which translates to MVRFLKLRLRFGFGKNWNSSLKLKNWGSHLEEGILLKPLKKKKRDLYQSEHPKIQYEKKLWRLNLPKSDPALLPRTATAIGGERRCLLSLGQIKKACAPEKERKLHKSEHFVSSSGTQKCLWSVVMNHDGLEHTKQYYRSCLLLTL; encoded by the exons ATGGTTCGGTTCTTGAAGCTGCGTTTACGGTTCGGTTTCGGT AAAAATTGGAACTCATCTCTCAAATTGAAAAATTGGGGATCACATCTCGAAGAGGGAATTCTTTTGAAaccattgaagaagaagaagagggatttGTACCAGTCTGAGCACCCGAAGATCCAATACGAGAAGAAGCTCTGGAGGCTAAACCTGCCGAAATCAGATCCTGCTCTGCTTCCTCGCACTGCCACCGCCATTGGAGGAGAACGACGATGTCTTCTGAGCTTGGGTCAGATCAAAAAGGCTTGCGCACCAGAGAAGGAGAGGAAATTGCACAAGTCTGAGCACTTCGTGAGTTCGAGTGGAACCCAGAAATG TTTGTGGTCAGTGGTCATGAATCATGATGGACTAGAACACACAAAGCAGTACTACAGATCATGTTTGCTTTTGACTCTTTAA